The Lynx canadensis isolate LIC74 chromosome A2, mLynCan4.pri.v2, whole genome shotgun sequence DNA segment attaaaaagcaactgattgaatgggagaagagatttgcaaatgatatatatgataaggggttaatatctaaaatacataaaaaggagcatctgggtggctcagtcagctaagtatctgactcttgctctcagctcaggtcttaatctcagggtcaggagttcaagtccagtgttgggctccaagctgggcatgaagcccacttaaaaaaaaatcaaattggggcacctgggtaactcagtcagttaagcatctgcttttggttcaggtcatgatctcatggttcacgagttcaagtcccacatcgggctctctgtgcacacagagcctgctcagatcctctgtccccctctctctctgcctctccccacttgtgcatgtgccctcactctctctcaaaaataaataaaaactttaaaaaacttaaaaaaataattaaaaaaaataaaatacataaaaaattcacataattctgtaccaaaaaaaaaggtccaattaaaaaatgggcagaagacatgaacaagtatttttttctaagtgtatttattttgagagagagagacagagagagagcgcacacacgagtggggggatggggagagagaatcccaagcaggctccacactcagtgcagagcctgacatggggcttgaacccactaactgtgagatcatgacctgagccaaagtcaagagctggatgcttaactgattgagccacccaggtgcccgaataggcatttttcaaagaagatatccacatagccaacagacacatgaaaagatgctcaacatcattaatcatcagggaaatgcaaatcaaaactacaatgagctatcagtTCACGCTGGTCagaatgactagaatcaaaaacacaagaaataaccagtgctggagaggatgtggagaaaaaggaaaccccatgcactgtaggtgggaatataaattggtgcagccactgtagaaaacagtatggagatgcctcaaaaaattaaaaatagaaattctatatGACCCTGTAATTCTATATGTGAGTACtcacccaaagaaaagaaaaacactaattcaaaaagataaggcacccctatgtttacagcagcattatttacaacagccaagatctaaaagcaactcaagtgtccattgacagatggaTAAAGATGTCTTACACTCTCTCAtcacttccttctctctcacacacacaatggattactcagctataaaaaagaatgaactgttgCCATTGGTGACAACACGATGGACtaagggtattacgctaagtgaaataagtcaggcagagaaagacaaatgccatatgatttcacttatatgtggaacttaaaaacaacagcaacaaaagattcataaatacacagaactgatggttgtcagacgGGACGGGGGTAGGAGAATGGGCCAAACAGATGAAGaagattaagagatacaaacttccagttataaaataaataagtcacagggatgcaAAGTatggcatagggaatatagtcaataatataattaataactttgcatggtgacagacGCTAATTACCAATACTTGTATCCTGGTATTTCATTATGTATGtaactgtcaaatcactatgttgtacacctgaaactaatattgtatgtcaacttcaacaaaaaattttttccctatttaaagaaaaaataagcaagggTGGCATTATTTGCAGATGTTaatatctgaaaaaagaaaaacaagaaaaaaatatcaaaaaattcgGGAATCTCAATCAGAAAATTATTAGAATAGTTGAGAAAAACTGTAGGATAAGTTATAAATTTTAAGAAGTCAACTACATCCCTATGTCAAAGACACCAAAGAAATATCCACAAAATGGGATCATTTCTTGtcgagtaataaaaaaaaaaatttaataagaggGTATTAatttcttcactattttttttaaataaaattacacgatgacaattttaaaaacaagagaaaaagtcACTGAAGAATACTGTCTAGAGCTTGAATGAAGTGCTGGTAAAATTCATCTGGATAAACAAGAGGGCACGATATCCTTTTAATAAAGGCTCTTGAGAGCAGACATATACTAAACTTTCACTATCAATTAAAGACAaatttcaggggcatctgggtggctcagttggttaagcgccaacttggctcaggtcatgatttcacagtccgtgaatatgagccccacatcaggctctgtacttcagatcctctgcccctcccccccttcacgTGCGTgcctgtgcatgcacatgcactctctctcaaaaataagcaaacattaaaaaacaagataaatttcggggcgcctggatggctcagtcagttaagcatcagaatttgtcttgggtcacgatctcgcggttcatgggtttgagccccaccctgggctcagagactggaacctgcttcggattctgtgtctccctctattgttgcccctccccaactcactctctctctctctcaaaaataaataaacattaaaaaatttttaaataaaaaattaaaaaaggataaatttcAGAAAAGCTCAGTTTTAAGAACTTTACGTATAAATAAAGTCAAACTACATAGAGAGGATCACTACTTTTCAGTAAATACTATAAATACTGTCGGGCTATTTAGTTATCAGCAGGTAGACAAATTACAGTACTGTAGCAAATTCTAAAGAAGttaattttcttacattattttaaaccagaaacaacaacaaagaacagCACCTTCATTCcattcaggaagaaaaatatattcctgAATCCTGAAGAACAAAGGTAACATCAGTGACAAAATAGGAACATTCCAACGTCTTGTTCAAATAGTACTGCCTCCGTAATTCTTCCCCAGTTTCTGCTCccttaacaacaaaacaaaaacaaaaacgtgatGGGAAATAATTACTCCTTCCTGTGACCACCAATCTGTCCCCACTCACTACTTGAGTTGCTTCTGTGGCCCGCATCATCTTCTCCACAGCTGCACGTTATTTATTTCAATGCCTGTTCCCTAGCCCCCATCACAGCACAGCAGGTGACTTGAGGACCGTCTTTATCTTGAGTCCCTCATATAAAACAGGAACTCCACAAAAACTTCATGAATTAATGCATATCTgcatagaaaacaaaactttttaaatttttttaatgtttatttatttttgaaacaatgcaagagacagagtgcaagcagtggaggggcagacagagggagacacagaatccgaagtgggctccaggctccgagctgtcagcccagagcccaaactcacgaactgtgagatcatgacctgagctgaagtcggacgcctaaccgactgagccactcaggcgccccaaaacttttttttttaacgtttatttttgaaatgggagagagagagagagaaaaagagagagagagaatagaaggggggcagagagagagagggagacaaagaatccgaagcaggctccagactctcagctgtcagcacagagcctgatgcggagctcaaactcacaaaccgagagatcatgacctgagcagaagttggatgcttagccaactgagccacccaggtgccccaagataaagtatttttaaaaacccaaatatagaaaaaaatatacatgaacaCAGACAATGATaaaatccttttcaaaatattacaaagaactGAGAAAACAAAGTTGACACCACATTCTAATTGATAGGTCATTAAAAGTGAGGAATACATTCTCAACACatgggaaaatacaaagaaaattatatcCTAGCCATTAAAGAGATATTCATTTTTACAAACTTTACACAACTATTAAGTtagtaaaaattaagttaaatccAACATTGGTGGAGGAAAACGTAGAGGTCACTGTTAACTGGCTCCATCATTCCAAGGAACAATCTTGATACCACGTGAGGGCCAATCCAGGCTTTAATTCAGAAATTCCTCTACagggaaaaaactaaaatttcattATCCCTCACTTTCCtaggccccttccctgctttattttttgtttgtttgtttatttatttattttgagagagagagagagagagagagagagagagagagagagagaaagtgcaagtggggaaggagcagagagagagggaaagagagaatcccaagcaggcactgcactgtcagcaaggagccttgttgcagggcttgaactcccaaaccatgagattatgaccgagctgcagtcggacgcttaactgactgagccacccaggcgttcctgttttttttagttttttaagttttttttttttttatgatttgagGGGAGGAGTGATAAATTGTTTCCTCTTATGAAGACTACAAAATGTGAAAAAGTTACAATTAAACAACAGGTATGAAATTTCCTTAGTCCCtgcagtgttatttttttcattttatttacttttaattttaaaaataattcattgtgGTACAACAAAATGTACCCAGTTTAAGGGAATACCCCCGGTGTCTACTGAGGCAATCTTGACCAACGGGCAGAGTGTGGTAAGTTGGCATCTATGGGACGCTGGGTCAAGTGCTCACCTCTTCAGTCTTTACAGGTAAGGGAGGCAGCAACTTGCCAAGGCCTTATCCCACCTGGTGGCAAGAACACTCCTTACCCCTGTCACCAAGGCCATGAAGCCTCATGTGACCAAGGCCGCGGTTTCATGACACCTGGGTCAGGGACCACACAACCAAGGAGGCTGTGAACCGGCTAGGGAGCCTGCCCCTGGTTTCCTTGAGGGTCAGTCAGCAAGTGTGGACTTCAGAGTTAGGCTCCACTATCTACAGCCTGCTCTACAACTGTGAGCGTGTTTCCAAACCTCTTTAAGCCGGTTTTCTTACTGAAGGAAAAATACCTTTGCTGGATGaaggtgaaaattaaatgagacaatccATCGTGAGGAAGCCATGATGTAGGACTCGCCTTACCACAGCCATAATTACCCAAGTTGTCACCTCGTATGCCTGCCACCCAGGACTGTCCCCTGGCTGGCACAGTTATACCTTCTCTGGCTCTGAAAGGCTCAAAAGCCAAAAATGGGCAGTTGAGGCTAAAGTGTATTTAATGAAAGGCTCCTGGGATGACTTTCACCTGGTTTCAATATGTGGCATCTCTCTCAGCAGAGGCCGGGTTGCAATTCCTTATGTGTTTCCGGAATAGGGCCCTGGGCAACAAAGGCATACTGTCACAGAGCCATTCCACGGCATCGGGTCACAGTAGTGGCAATCCAGGCTGAAATACCACTTCAAAGGTGTGCAGATCCATTCCCACTCATTGTTTCATCTTTCACATCTGAAAACAGTCCAAGGTAGCTACATTTGCCCCTCAATCAGGTCACAGAACAGCAGGAGACATTCCTTTGGCAAAAAAGGACACGCTCTTGTCCTGTATCTTGTACTGGTAAGTGAGGCTCCGATCCCGCTGGGTTGTGGGCTGTGATGGCGTCCTCCAGAGGATCCTTAGCTACAGTGACAAGAAGCAGGATGAGAGAGAAGCAGCCCCCAAGTTACCTGCTCCATTATGAACCCTACCTGCCTCCTCTGTAACCTGCAACTAAGGCCCCTAAGTTGAGATCACAGTCATGTGCCATGCAGCCAGGGGCTGGCTTCTAAAACAAAGCTTATGACCAGCTAACTAAAACTAAAGGTTTCCCCTTCATTACAGTAGTGATATTTGCTCACTACAGAAAgtgtgaaatagaaaaagaaaaaaagcccccCAGATACAAACccttaaagtatttttatgtgttctcttttgctcttttccctAGGCATGGTTTTATATCTGTTGGCTACAATAATTGGGAAAATCAACTCATTAAAATCAGTACATCCAATTCAGAGGCTCAGGAAGGCTAGACATTTATTCTTATTCTGATGATATCTCAATGCCTGACATGCTCGAATGCTCAGGGGGACTGGCCTTAGAGCCAGGACACAAGCTTCCTGGCAGGACCCTCTCCTCATGCCATGCACATGAACACGACCAACACAGCATTTCTGAGCttgctcctttgttttattttctatagcTACCCCTGAATGACTCTGGGCCAAAAGTCCCACCCACCTCTAATGTGCCAAGAGTGGTCAACATCAAGTTAACCTGGAAGCCATGACAGCTTTGGGGGATGATTCCAAAAGAGAAGttccaggggcacatgggtggctcattcagttaagcgtctaactctgggtttcggctcaggttatgatcttgcagttcatgggatccggccccacactggggtctgcactaatagcacagagcctatttggaattctctctctccctctgtctctgcccctcccctacttgcacttttctctctctctcaaaataaatacacattaaaaaaaaaaaaagttccaagaggatgtggagaaacgggaaccctcttgcactgttggtgggaatgcaaattggtgcagccgctctggaaagcagtgtggaggttcctcagaaaattaaaaatagacctaccctatgacccagcaatagcactgttaggaatttatccaagggatacaggagtactgatgcataggggcacttgtaccccaatgttcatagcagcactctcaacaatagccaaattatggaaagagcctaaatgtccatcaactgatgaatggataagaaattgtggtatatatacacaatggaatactacgtggcaatgagaaaaaatgaaatatggccttttgtagcaacgtggatggaactggagagtgtaatgctaagtgaaataagccatacagagaaagacagataccatatggtttcactcttatgtggatcctgagaaacttaacagaacccatgggggagagggaaggaaaaaaaaaaaaaaagaggttagagtgggagagagccaaagcataagagactgttaaaaactgagaacaaactgagggttgatggggggtgggagggaggggagggtgggtgatgggtattgaggagggcaccttttgggatgagcactgggtgttgtatggaaaccaatttgtcaataaatttcatatatatatataaaaaaaaaaaaaaaaagttccagaagGCACAGAAGCATGGTAGCCCCTTGGGAGGGGTAGAACCTGACCTTCCTCTAAGGCAGGGCTCTCAGCTTCTGCCTGAGTTCTCAAATATTTCGGTCAGAGGCAAGAGTGGGGCAGCAACAACCCCAGCCATGGGCATGGTCCCcccacatttgtattttatttattattattactttttaaattttttaatgtttatttattttttagagaaagagagacagagtgtgagcaggggaggggcagaatctgaagcaggctggaggctctgagctgtcagcacagagcctgacacagggctcgaactcacgaactgagagatcatgacctgaactgatgtcggaagtttaactgactgagccacccaggtgcctccacatttgtattttaaaaggagcagcactggggtgcctgggtggctcagttggttaagtgtctgacttcggctcaggtcatgattcgtggctcgtgattttgagccccacattgggctccatgctgacagtgaggagcctacttgggaatttgctctctctccctctctctctctgcccctcacctgcatagacactctctctcaatataaacaaacttaaaaaaaaataaattaattaaaataaattaaaaaataaaagcagcagcaCTGACCTGAGTATACAAAGCCTGCTGTGGTCCTGCAGAGGCATTCTGCTATTTGATAGCAGGGCCCCTGCATTCTGTTCCAGAAGGCAATCTGGTCTCCTTTTTAGGAGCTGCACTTTGGTCACAAATGGGACCACCATGGAACACCTGAACAGGTACATGAGGCTAGCACCATCTGGAACAGACTCTAATTTGGGTTCTCACAACTTCTGAGGTTTTCCATCCGTCCGAAGGAACACCCCAACCAGACAACCCCCAGGGCCTGACACTATCCCACACACAGTCTAGGCTCAGGCCTAGTGACCCCTGCGCACCTGCCCATGCACGTCCCTGCAGAAGCCAGTGGCCAGCCCCTCAGCCCGCAGGATCAGGTGGCTCTGGTGGCTAAGGCCGTTCAAAAGGATgttgttctcctcctcctcggTGTCTCCACTGTCGTGCACCAGGGCTACTATGTTTCCCTGCAACAGAGATGGAAGATGAAAACCGTTCCTCCGGGCAGGGTCACCAGGGAGTACTGGGCTTTCAGTGCCTCCACTCCCTTGCATGTCCTCGCCCAGAGCAGCCTCTGGCTGCCGCTGCAACCACCCCCTCCATGGAAGGACCCTTGTTGTGCTCTAGGGTCCTAATTCCAATCACCTGCTGGACAGTCTCACCAGCACATCCAACCTATACTGCCAGCTCAATCCCTCTTAAACCAAGCTCAGCTCAGTCTGTGGTCCTCCATGTTAGCAAAAAGTGCCACCTTTCTGCTAGGCACCAATTCATCCAGTCAGCAGCTCCTGAGTGCACAGCACATGTCAGACACCACAGTGGGGATAAGAGGGGACCAGTATGGAccctagagacagaaagatacTAACAACACAGGACACAAAGCCAGGAGAAAGGGGAGCATGGGGGGCTAGGGGAGCCCAGGGAAGAGGCATCACGTCTGGCCCGGAGGGGAGGGTGACGTGGTGTGCACACCTGAGCCGAGTCAGAAGAGCAAGTAGGAGTTACCCAACCAGAACCAGAGGGGAAAGCTGACCCACTGAAGGGGATACCTTGAAGAGTAAGTCCTTTCAAAGGGATACCGTCCAGTTAAAAAGGATGAAGCAGATCTGTCTATTCTGGTTTTGGGCAATGGACATCAAAAGACACCGTGCATTATGGAATGAGAAAAAAGGCAGGCTACCAGTAATGTgaagaaaaatgcagaaacacatacacataaaacatGTTCATAATTGAACACACTCTCCAGAATACACGTTAGGAAAGAGatcattactttttattaaagtaCTCTTTatgctatttacttatttttaaaaaaatctttttaacatttttattcactttagagagacagagagagacagagtgcaagcaggagaggggcagagagacagggagacacagaatctgaagcaggctccaggctctgagctgtcagcacagcgcctgatgcggggctcaaacccaagaactgtgagatcatgacccgagctgaagtcggccgcccaaccaactgaaccacccaggcgccctattttttcttttttaaactattccCAAGTTTTGCTTTTTCAGCTAAAAGAGGTTTTTTTAACCAAACGAGGGAGGTAGTGGGCACTTGCACTTAGTAGAGCAGGCTAAGCTGCAGGAGCTGTGGCCACTTCACTGTCACCGAGCCGTGCCCTCCACGCCCCTtccactctctcctcctcccattcTTTCCCCATCACCTGGTTCCCACCCCGTGCCTGTAGCCACACAATCCCAGGAGCTCCCCTAAACACAGCTGCCAGGTAAGCTCTTGCACCTGGGAGGTGCTATGCATGCAGTGCTGGGTATATGCACCCTGGTTGACTCCATTGGCTCATCCCAACCGCCCAGCACCCTCGGCCTGACCACACCGTGCTAAGGGCCGCAGGTCCCTCCCAGGGGCACCATCGCACGCTGAAGAGCTGCCACTGGGGGCCAGACGCTGCATGGGAGTGTTGTAAGCTTCATGTCACTTAACTCTTGCAGCTTGGTTCCTGCGAGGTGGGCACCACAGCCATTCCTATTTTATAGGTGGGTCTACTATCATTATTTAACTATTATGGTAAAATCCCCATTTTTGCCTCATAATTTGACAGTAAAAGTTACATCCTGTACTTGTACTGCATCTCACAATTTTTAATGCAGTTTATATCTCAACTGATCTTCAAAACACACCCAGAGCGATAATGACTTGTCCCAGGACACAAGGCAATGGGTGGCAGAGTTGGGACTGCCGTGGTACCACACACGACTGGTCCCATTTGAGACAGTACTGGTCAATCTTTTAATTTtgagggatttatttttttagcagtggcaagtaggggagggaaggatggCAGACCAAAAGATTTCTGGGCCTACCAGGGTAAAGCCaaacccccaaataaacaaaaaagatcaCTGCAAGCAAGGGAGGTATGGGCCTGTCTGGGCCTATGGAGATCACAGGCAGCAGCACGGAGAGCAGGCGGGTCGGTACCTTTCGTTCCCAGCACACGGTGGCCCTGCAGTAGTGGATGAAGTCCAATACAGCCACCGCACCCATGCCCAGGCTCAGCAGCACACTGAGGTCGTCCACCAGCAGCACTGGGCACCTCCACGCAGCGTCTCCATCATCCACGGGCTTCAGAGCCTCCCGCACAAACTCGTACAGTGGCTGCAGGTTCTCAGCATTGGCCTCCCTGGAACATCAAGCGAGAGTCACCAGAGAGTTCACTCTGTCTACAAATGTTTATCTTGGACCAAGCAGCACCACAGGaaagggctgggggaggcagagaactGGATCATAGTCCTTGGCACTAAGCGGTTCATGATCTGGTTGGAAAGAAAAggcatgtgtgcatacacaagCAAGCTGTACTTCAAATATTCCTTGAGGCCTAGTAGGTACAAAGCACTGTGCTAGAAACTGgggtacacaaaaataaacagccTCCTGGGTCCTTAAGAGACACCATGCAGCCAGCCCCTCAACCCAAGACCTTAAGGTATTAGAAGATTAATTTGGATTGGGCAGGCAGAAGACGTCTTCCCAGGAGGTCATAATGGGTGCAAAAAGCTAAATAGCCATTCAGGTGACCTGGTGGTGAGAACCAAGGTCTAAGGGCAGTTTGTGTACCTACCGGATTCCACCT contains these protein-coding regions:
- the ELP6 gene encoding elongator complex protein 6 isoform X1; amino-acid sequence: MFPELNNLLNTTPDRAEQGKLTLLCDANTDGSFLVHHFLSFYLKANCKVCFVALIQSFSHYNIVGQKLGVSLTVARECGQLVFLEGLKSSVDVFFRAQAEPHPLQFLRSVSLQPSPEVHAWEANAENLQPLYEFVREALKPVDDGDAAWRCPVLLVDDLSVLLSLGMGAVAVLDFIHYCRATVCWERKGNIVALVHDSGDTEEEENNILLNGLSHQSHLILRAEGLATGFCRDVHGQLRILWRTPSQPTTQRDRSLTYQYKIQDKSVSFFAKGMSPAVL
- the ELP6 gene encoding elongator complex protein 6 isoform X2, which gives rise to MFPELNNLLNTTPDRAEQGKLTLLCDANTDGSFLVHHFLSFYLKANCKVCFVALIQSFSHYNIVGQKLGVSLTVARECGQLVFLEGLKSSVDVFFRAQAEPHPLQFLREANAENLQPLYEFVREALKPVDDGDAAWRCPVLLVDDLSVLLSLGMGAVAVLDFIHYCRATVCWERKGNIVALVHDSGDTEEEENNILLNGLSHQSHLILRAEGLATGFCRDVHGQLRILWRTPSQPTTQRDRSLTYQYKIQDKSVSFFAKGMSPAVL